Proteins from a genomic interval of Salvelinus sp. IW2-2015 linkage group LG14, ASM291031v2, whole genome shotgun sequence:
- the LOC111973597 gene encoding adenosine 5'-monophosphoramidase HINT3 isoform X2, producing MATYESTDNEAKDTTSPNENDKTCCFCNIAKEQSGSDTEMQLFDDELVCFRDLKPGARHHYLVVPRTHVGNCKSLRKEHIPLVEKMEEMGRSVLQKKKVTDLDDIRMGFHMPPFSSVPHLHLHVIAPASQMSIRSLRHYGPQSYWFITVDKVLQQLRTQNQVK from the exons ATGGCAACTTATGAAAGCACTGATAATGAAGCAAAGGACACCACATCTCCAAACGAGAATGACAAAACTTGCTGTTTCTGTAATATTGCCAAGGAACAGTCGGGGTCTGACACAGAAATGCAGCTTTTT GATGATGAACTGGTCTGCTTTCGTGACCTGAAACCCGGGGCACGGCATCATTACCTGGTTGTACCTAGGACACACGTCGGGAACTGCAAATCACTCCGGAAGGAGCACATACCTTTGG tggagaagatggaggaaATGGGAAGGAGTGTATTGCAGAAGAAAAAGGTGACTGACCTGGATGACATAAG GATGGGGTTCCACATGCCCCCCTTCTCCTCTGTCCCTCACCTCCATCTCCACGTCATTGCTCCTGCCAGTCAGATGAGCATCAGGTCGCTCAGGCACTATGGGCCACAATCCTATTGGTTCATCACT GTAGACAAAGTGCTCCAGCAGTTAAGGACCCAGAACCAGGTCAAATAA
- the LOC111973597 gene encoding adenosine 5'-monophosphoramidase HINT3 isoform X3, translating into MRKDDELVCFRDLKPGARHHYLVVPRTHVGNCKSLRKEHIPLVEKMEEMGRSVLQKKKVTDLDDIRMGFHMPPFSSVPHLHLHVIAPASQMSIRSLRHYGPQSYWFITVDKVLQQLRTQNQVK; encoded by the exons ATGCGTAAGGATGATGAACTGGTCTGCTTTCGTGACCTGAAACCCGGGGCACGGCATCATTACCTGGTTGTACCTAGGACACACGTCGGGAACTGCAAATCACTCCGGAAGGAGCACATACCTTTGG tggagaagatggaggaaATGGGAAGGAGTGTATTGCAGAAGAAAAAGGTGACTGACCTGGATGACATAAG GATGGGGTTCCACATGCCCCCCTTCTCCTCTGTCCCTCACCTCCATCTCCACGTCATTGCTCCTGCCAGTCAGATGAGCATCAGGTCGCTCAGGCACTATGGGCCACAATCCTATTGGTTCATCACT GTAGACAAAGTGCTCCAGCAGTTAAGGACCCAGAACCAGGTCAAATAA
- the LOC111973597 gene encoding adenosine 5'-monophosphoramidase HINT3 isoform X1 produces MATYESTDNEAKDTTSPNENDKTCCFCNIAKEQSGSDTEMQLFYKKPSVYYSQMRKDDELVCFRDLKPGARHHYLVVPRTHVGNCKSLRKEHIPLVEKMEEMGRSVLQKKKVTDLDDIRMGFHMPPFSSVPHLHLHVIAPASQMSIRSLRHYGPQSYWFITVDKVLQQLRTQNQVK; encoded by the exons ATGGCAACTTATGAAAGCACTGATAATGAAGCAAAGGACACCACATCTCCAAACGAGAATGACAAAACTTGCTGTTTCTGTAATATTGCCAAGGAACAGTCGGGGTCTGACACAGAAATGCAGCTTTTT TATAAGAAGCCAAGTGTTTATTATTCTCAAATGCGTAAGGATGATGAACTGGTCTGCTTTCGTGACCTGAAACCCGGGGCACGGCATCATTACCTGGTTGTACCTAGGACACACGTCGGGAACTGCAAATCACTCCGGAAGGAGCACATACCTTTGG tggagaagatggaggaaATGGGAAGGAGTGTATTGCAGAAGAAAAAGGTGACTGACCTGGATGACATAAG GATGGGGTTCCACATGCCCCCCTTCTCCTCTGTCCCTCACCTCCATCTCCACGTCATTGCTCCTGCCAGTCAGATGAGCATCAGGTCGCTCAGGCACTATGGGCCACAATCCTATTGGTTCATCACT GTAGACAAAGTGCTCCAGCAGTTAAGGACCCAGAACCAGGTCAAATAA